A single region of the Streptomyces sp. NBC_01262 genome encodes:
- a CDS encoding response regulator transcription factor, whose amino-acid sequence MTIRVLLADDQSLLRATFRILIDSCDDMEVVAEAADGEQAAELTRTHRPDVVVMDIRMPGTDGLTATAAICGDPGLSATRVLILTTFEIDEYVARALRAGASGFLGKDVTTDELLTGIRTVASGDALLSPVATRALITRFLTAPEPGDPLAPPERLAALTAREREVTALAAEGRSNTEIAEKLFVSPLTVRTHVHRAMTKLDARDRAQLVVIAYQSGLVRPVPPPK is encoded by the coding sequence ATGACCATCCGCGTACTACTGGCCGACGACCAGTCCCTCCTGCGGGCCACCTTCCGGATCCTCATCGACTCCTGCGACGACATGGAAGTGGTCGCCGAAGCCGCCGACGGCGAGCAGGCGGCCGAGCTCACCCGCACCCACCGCCCCGATGTCGTCGTCATGGACATCCGGATGCCCGGCACCGACGGCCTGACCGCCACCGCCGCCATCTGCGGCGACCCCGGCCTGTCGGCCACGCGTGTCCTCATCCTCACCACCTTCGAGATCGACGAGTACGTCGCCCGCGCGCTGCGCGCCGGCGCCAGCGGCTTCCTCGGCAAGGACGTCACCACCGACGAACTCCTCACCGGCATCCGCACCGTGGCCTCCGGTGACGCCCTCCTGTCCCCCGTGGCCACCCGCGCCCTCATCACCCGCTTCCTCACCGCCCCCGAACCCGGCGACCCCCTGGCGCCCCCCGAGCGCCTCGCCGCCCTCACCGCCCGCGAGCGGGAGGTCACCGCCCTGGCCGCCGAGGGCAGGTCCAACACCGAGATCGCCGAGAAACTCTTCGTCAGCCCCCTGACCGTACGCACCCACGTCCACCGGGCCATGACCAAGCTCGACGCCCGCGACCGCGCCCAACTGGTCGTCATCGCCTACCAGTCAGGCCTGGTACGGCCCGTCCCGCCGCCGAAGTAG
- a CDS encoding SDR family NAD(P)-dependent oxidoreductase produces the protein MSITGLENSSVVVTGAGSGIGRAAALRFAGEGAKVVIADLNADGAKAVAEEIRAAGGTAVTVIGDLSEQAVVDEVVATAVESFGGLDVLVNNAGIMDRMSATADVTDAEWERLIRVNLTAPFLLTRAALPHMLAKGKGAIVNTASEAGLRGSAAGAAYTTAKHGVVGLTRSTAVMYRAQGIRTNAIAPGGTQTGIVVDVDPTAHGAAALRPYMGAIGRLADADEQAAAIVFLASDAASNINGVVLPVDNGWSAV, from the coding sequence ATGAGCATCACCGGCCTGGAGAACAGCAGCGTCGTCGTCACCGGCGCGGGCTCGGGCATCGGGCGGGCCGCCGCCCTGCGCTTCGCCGGCGAGGGCGCCAAGGTCGTGATCGCCGACCTCAACGCCGACGGCGCCAAGGCCGTGGCGGAGGAGATCCGGGCGGCGGGCGGGACCGCCGTGACCGTGATCGGCGACCTGAGCGAGCAGGCCGTGGTGGACGAGGTCGTCGCCACCGCCGTCGAGTCCTTCGGCGGGCTGGACGTCCTGGTCAACAACGCCGGGATCATGGACCGGATGTCGGCCACCGCGGATGTCACCGACGCGGAGTGGGAGCGGCTCATCCGGGTCAACCTCACCGCACCGTTCCTGCTGACCCGCGCGGCCCTCCCGCACATGCTGGCCAAGGGCAAGGGCGCGATCGTCAACACCGCCTCCGAGGCCGGCCTGCGCGGCAGCGCCGCCGGCGCCGCGTACACCACCGCGAAGCACGGCGTGGTGGGCCTGACCCGCTCCACCGCGGTCATGTACCGGGCCCAGGGCATCCGCACCAACGCGATCGCCCCCGGCGGCACGCAGACCGGCATCGTCGTCGACGTGGACCCGACCGCTCACGGCGCGGCGGCCCTCAGGCCGTACATGGGCGCGATCGGCCGGCTGGCGGACGCGGACGAGCAGGCCGCCGCCATCGTCTTCCTCGCCTCCGACGCGGCGAGCAACATCAACGGTGTCGTCCTGCCGGTGGACAACGGATGGTCCGCCGTCTGA
- a CDS encoding MFS transporter, which translates to MSSSAALSPRGARLATLVVGLCWLVVLFDGLDMFIYGSVLPHMLETKALGITPAKAGDVGSYATFGMLIGALSSGTVSDWVGRKKTIVVSTAVFSLASAVCASASSLGVFSLGRFLAGLGLGGLLPSAITMVADYAPRGRRALIVGSLMTAHQAGGIVAGFVALWTGDWRASFWICVIPLFIGVPLAIKFLPESITFLQAKGRTADAAALAERYDVQLPAPKEARPAGADRWSALAALFRGGLWVQTLLFWLASFGGLLLVYGVSQWLPSLMKANGYDLGSSIGFIIVINLGGIVGMLVGGRLTDLFGGSRISAIWFAITAVGIYTLSIHMPLALTYTVVFLTGMFLFSGQAMIYANVAGRSTDENRGTAVGWVSGMGRFGAVFGPWLGGQLLATGSTTAGFTAFAIAAVFACVMISLTGLRAVRQEPAEEVGELTTVG; encoded by the coding sequence TCATCTACGGCTCCGTGCTGCCGCACATGCTGGAGACCAAGGCCCTCGGCATCACCCCCGCCAAGGCCGGAGACGTCGGTTCCTACGCCACCTTCGGCATGCTGATCGGCGCCCTGTCCTCGGGCACCGTCAGCGACTGGGTCGGCCGTAAGAAGACGATCGTCGTCTCCACCGCCGTCTTCTCCCTGGCCTCCGCCGTCTGCGCCTCGGCCTCCAGCCTCGGCGTCTTCAGCCTCGGCCGCTTCCTGGCCGGTCTCGGCCTCGGCGGCCTGCTCCCCAGCGCGATCACCATGGTCGCCGACTACGCCCCGCGCGGCCGCCGCGCCCTGATCGTCGGCTCCCTGATGACCGCCCACCAGGCCGGCGGTATCGTCGCGGGCTTCGTGGCGCTGTGGACCGGCGACTGGCGCGCCTCCTTCTGGATCTGCGTGATCCCGCTCTTCATCGGCGTACCGCTGGCCATCAAGTTCCTGCCCGAGTCGATCACCTTCCTGCAGGCCAAGGGCCGGACCGCGGACGCGGCCGCGCTCGCCGAGCGCTACGACGTCCAGCTGCCCGCCCCGAAGGAGGCCCGCCCCGCCGGCGCCGACCGCTGGAGCGCGCTCGCCGCCCTGTTCCGCGGCGGCCTGTGGGTCCAGACCCTGCTCTTCTGGCTGGCGTCCTTCGGCGGCCTGCTGCTGGTCTACGGCGTCTCCCAGTGGCTGCCCTCGCTGATGAAGGCCAACGGCTACGACCTGGGGTCCTCGATCGGCTTCATCATCGTCATCAACCTCGGCGGCATCGTCGGCATGCTGGTCGGCGGCCGGCTCACCGACCTCTTCGGCGGCTCGCGGATCTCCGCGATCTGGTTCGCCATCACCGCCGTCGGGATCTACACGCTCAGCATCCACATGCCGCTGGCCCTCACCTACACCGTGGTCTTCCTCACCGGCATGTTCCTCTTCAGCGGCCAGGCGATGATCTACGCCAACGTGGCCGGCCGCTCCACCGATGAGAACCGCGGCACCGCCGTCGGCTGGGTCTCCGGCATGGGCCGCTTCGGTGCCGTCTTCGGCCCCTGGCTCGGCGGCCAGCTGCTCGCCACCGGCTCCACCACCGCGGGCTTCACCGCCTTCGCGATCGCCGCGGTGTTCGCCTGCGTCATGATCAGCCTCACCGGGCTGCGCGCCGTGCGTCAGGAGCCGGCCGAGGAAGTCGGCGAGCTGACCACCGTCGGCTGA
- a CDS encoding TetR/AcrR family transcriptional regulator, which produces MSPEPVSVSVSAAPGGRRTGRPPLTERRKAATRLEIAREAVRLFTAQGVAATSAEEIAEAAGVSVRTLWRYFPSKESCVLPLLTAGTELTARCLRAWSAELGLADVVRGLRHGDILTEEGAIDVPTMVALVRLTQNEPGLRAVWLQAHEAAEPVFAELVAERSGGSVDDLPVRVRAAMINVALRVAIEHYARHAHAQDTPEGVYEAVAEALLTVSAGLPD; this is translated from the coding sequence GTGTCACCCGAACCCGTGTCCGTGTCCGTGTCCGCGGCCCCTGGCGGGCGCAGAACCGGTCGCCCGCCGCTCACCGAGAGGCGCAAGGCCGCCACCCGCCTGGAGATCGCACGCGAGGCCGTCCGCCTCTTCACCGCCCAGGGCGTCGCGGCGACCTCCGCCGAGGAGATCGCCGAGGCGGCCGGGGTCTCGGTCCGCACCCTGTGGCGCTACTTCCCCAGCAAGGAGAGCTGCGTCCTGCCGCTGCTCACCGCCGGTACCGAGCTCACCGCGCGCTGCCTGCGCGCCTGGTCGGCGGAGCTGGGCCTGGCGGATGTCGTACGCGGGCTGCGGCACGGCGACATCCTGACCGAAGAGGGCGCGATCGACGTGCCCACGATGGTGGCCCTCGTCCGCCTCACCCAGAACGAGCCGGGCCTGCGGGCCGTGTGGCTCCAGGCGCACGAGGCGGCCGAGCCCGTGTTCGCCGAGCTGGTCGCCGAACGGTCCGGCGGGTCCGTCGACGACCTGCCGGTCAGGGTGCGGGCCGCGATGATCAACGTCGCCCTGCGCGTGGCCATCGAGCACTACGCCCGGCACGCCCACGCGCAGGACACGCCGGAGGGCGTGTACGAGGCCGTGGCCGAGGCGCTGCTCACGGTGTCCGCAGGGCTGCCGGACTGA
- a CDS encoding sensor histidine kinase, whose product MISKWQRYVREGPAGNTVVALLLFAASVPSGLATSRNASAPTEWWPVAVCQAITCAALLWHRSHPRTVVAVATASAVTVTALGYPPSVLILAPLMTALYALAVRADRATTRAYGLVTVVLVVGTALIAGPDGQPLGLDTIGPAAWLLLAAAFGTSVQLRRAYLAAVQARAEHAERTREEEARHRVAEERMRIARELHDVVAHHLALANAQAGTAAHLVRNRPDQAQQILSDLIGTTSSALRELKGTVGLLRQAGDPDAPLEPTPGLARLPDLTDALATAGLKVTVTTEGEPRPLSPGVDLTAYRIVQEALTNVTKHTATRAAEVRLSYSYDLLTIAVTDDGGGSAPAATARGPAPGGGYGLIGMRERAHSVGGHMSAGRRPDGGFEVTTELPLHHRNPEDDRTT is encoded by the coding sequence ATGATCAGCAAGTGGCAGCGATACGTAAGAGAAGGCCCCGCGGGCAATACCGTGGTGGCGCTGCTCCTGTTCGCCGCGTCCGTGCCGAGCGGCCTCGCCACCTCGCGCAACGCCTCTGCCCCGACCGAGTGGTGGCCCGTCGCCGTGTGCCAGGCCATCACCTGCGCCGCGCTGCTGTGGCACCGCAGCCACCCGCGCACCGTCGTCGCGGTGGCCACCGCCTCCGCCGTAACCGTGACCGCGCTGGGCTACCCGCCCTCCGTTCTGATCCTGGCGCCGCTCATGACCGCGCTGTACGCGCTCGCGGTCCGGGCCGACCGGGCGACCACCCGCGCGTACGGCCTGGTCACCGTCGTCCTGGTCGTGGGTACGGCGCTGATCGCCGGTCCCGACGGCCAGCCGCTGGGCCTCGACACGATCGGCCCCGCCGCCTGGCTGCTGCTGGCCGCGGCCTTCGGCACGTCCGTACAGCTGCGGCGCGCTTATCTGGCGGCCGTGCAGGCCCGTGCCGAGCACGCCGAGCGCACCCGGGAGGAGGAAGCACGCCACCGGGTCGCCGAGGAGCGCATGCGCATCGCCCGCGAACTGCACGATGTCGTCGCCCACCACCTCGCGCTGGCCAACGCCCAGGCCGGGACCGCCGCGCACCTCGTGCGCAACCGCCCCGACCAGGCCCAGCAGATCCTCAGCGACCTCATCGGCACGACCTCCTCCGCGCTGCGCGAGCTCAAGGGCACCGTCGGCCTCCTGCGCCAGGCGGGCGACCCGGACGCCCCCCTGGAGCCGACCCCCGGCCTCGCCCGGCTCCCCGACCTGACCGACGCGCTGGCGACCGCCGGGCTCAAGGTCACCGTCACCACCGAAGGCGAGCCTCGGCCGCTCTCACCGGGCGTGGATCTCACCGCGTACCGGATCGTGCAGGAAGCGCTCACCAACGTCACCAAACACACCGCCACCCGCGCGGCCGAGGTACGGCTCTCGTACTCCTACGACCTCCTGACCATCGCCGTCACCGACGACGGAGGCGGCAGCGCCCCCGCCGCCACGGCCCGGGGCCCGGCCCCCGGCGGCGGATACGGCCTGATCGGCATGCGCGAACGCGCCCACTCGGTCGGCGGCCACATGTCGGCGGGCCGGCGTCCCGACGGCGGCTTCGAGGTCACCACCGAACTGCCGCTGCACCACCGGAACCCGGAGGACGACCGAACCACATGA
- a CDS encoding MFS transporter — MQGLRERLTVPALAFGGILMAVMQTVVVPLLPDLPRLTGASIGSVSWMVTATLLAGAVLTPVLGRAGDMYGKRRVLLIALGLMTTGSLVCALTSDIRLLIAARALSGAAAAVVPLSISILRDELPPDRTGSAVALMSSTVGIGAALGLPLAALIVQYADWHVMFWVTTALGAFGLAVAWWAVRESPVRSPGRFDFTGAAGLGAALVFLLLAISQGSDWGWTSPAVLGLLAAAAVVTVLWWRQQMGAREPLVDLRLAKQPRVALPHLTALVVGFAFYANSLVTAQLLQAPKATGYGLGLSIFATGLCMLPSGLIMLVLSPVSARISAARGPKITLALGAAVIATGYATRIVDSRHMWMIILGAAVVSVGTTLAYSALPTLILQAVPASQTASANGVNVLLRTIGQATCSAAVAALLAHHTTLLGAASVPTLHGYLMAFAMAGTVALLGCALALAIPRPRPAAGLSRQRGEAAGEAATSPAGTALEGA, encoded by the coding sequence ATGCAAGGCCTCAGAGAGCGGCTCACCGTCCCCGCCCTCGCATTCGGCGGGATTCTGATGGCGGTCATGCAGACCGTCGTCGTGCCGCTGCTCCCGGACCTGCCCCGGCTGACCGGCGCCTCGATCGGCAGCGTGTCCTGGATGGTCACCGCGACGCTGCTCGCCGGGGCGGTGCTCACACCGGTCCTCGGGCGGGCCGGTGACATGTACGGCAAGCGGCGGGTGCTGCTCATCGCGCTGGGGCTGATGACGACGGGCTCGCTGGTCTGCGCGCTCACCTCCGACATCCGGCTGCTGATCGCCGCCCGTGCGCTGTCGGGCGCGGCCGCCGCGGTCGTGCCGCTGTCGATCAGCATCCTGCGCGACGAACTGCCCCCGGACCGGACCGGTTCGGCGGTCGCACTGATGAGCTCCACCGTCGGCATCGGCGCGGCGCTCGGACTGCCGCTCGCGGCGCTGATCGTGCAGTACGCCGACTGGCATGTCATGTTCTGGGTCACCACCGCCCTCGGCGCGTTCGGCCTGGCCGTGGCCTGGTGGGCAGTGCGGGAGTCGCCCGTGCGCAGTCCCGGGCGCTTCGACTTCACCGGCGCGGCCGGGCTGGGCGCGGCGCTGGTGTTCCTGCTCCTGGCGATATCGCAGGGCAGCGACTGGGGCTGGACCAGCCCGGCCGTCCTGGGCCTGCTGGCCGCAGCCGCGGTGGTGACGGTCCTGTGGTGGCGGCAGCAGATGGGGGCCCGCGAGCCGCTGGTGGACCTGCGCCTGGCGAAGCAGCCCCGGGTGGCCCTGCCGCACCTCACGGCACTGGTCGTCGGCTTCGCGTTCTACGCGAACTCCCTGGTCACCGCACAGCTTTTGCAGGCCCCGAAGGCGACCGGCTACGGCCTGGGACTGTCCATCTTCGCCACCGGCCTGTGCATGCTCCCGTCCGGCCTGATCATGCTCGTCCTCTCCCCCGTCTCGGCCCGGATCTCCGCCGCCCGGGGCCCGAAGATCACCCTGGCCCTCGGCGCGGCCGTCATCGCCACGGGGTACGCGACACGCATCGTCGACAGCCGGCACATGTGGATGATCATCCTCGGCGCCGCAGTGGTCTCGGTGGGCACCACGCTTGCGTACTCCGCCCTACCGACCCTCATCCTCCAGGCCGTGCCCGCCTCCCAGACCGCGTCCGCCAACGGCGTCAACGTCCTGCTGCGCACCATCGGCCAGGCCACCTGCAGCGCCGCCGTCGCCGCCCTGCTCGCCCACCACACCACCCTGCTCGGCGCGGCTTCGGTCCCCACGCTGCACGGCTACCTGATGGCCTTCGCCATGGCTGGTACGGTCGCGCTACTGGGCTGCGCGCTGGCACTGGCCATCCCCCGCCCGCGCCCGGCGGCCGGCCTGTCCCGGCAGCGCGGCGAGGCGGCGGGCGAGGCGGCCACGAGCCCGGCCGGGACCGCGCTGGAAGGGGCATGA